The Deltaproteobacteria bacterium DNA window GCCGGAATTTCTCTTGTAAGTTCCCTGGGTGCTGTGAGAGAAGTTTTCCACCATCATCTCCTTATAATTTATTTCTAAGCATTGAGCAAGCCACTTTCCACAAAGCTGAAGTAGCCGCCTTTTCCGACAATTATATGGTCGAGCATCCTTATATCAATCGTATTTACCGCCTCTCTAATATCCCGTGTCAGAATTTTATCCTCTCTCGAGGGCGCAGGGTTCCCGCTTGGATGATTATGAACGAGTATAATTCCGGAGGCGTTATGGGAAATAGCGGACTCTATTATCCGCCTCGGATAAACCGCCACATTATCTACGGTGCCCTCATGAAGTATTGAATAATCGATTACCTCGTTCTTTACGTTTAAGAAAATCACCATGAAAGCCTCGTTCACAAGGCCGGAAAGCCTGACCCGCACGAACTTCAGTACGGCCTCCGGTGAAGAGAGAATATCGCCCTTCTTCATATTCTCGGCCAAATAAGAGCCGTATAA harbors:
- the radC gene encoding DNA repair protein RadC; amino-acid sequence: MADKPHYLNHRKRLRERFHKTGADGMHDYELLELLLTYSIPRRDVKPVAKKLLSEFGSLSGVLDADQKKLEALSGVGSVSATLIRLVKELYGSYLAENMKKGDILSSPEAVLKFVRVRLSGLVNEAFMVIFLNVKNEVIDYSILHEGTVDNVAVYPRRIIESAISHNASGIILVHNHPSGNPAPSREDKILTRDIREAVNTIDIRMLDHIIVGKGGYFSFVESGLLNA